One region of Bubalus kerabau isolate K-KA32 ecotype Philippines breed swamp buffalo chromosome 6, PCC_UOA_SB_1v2, whole genome shotgun sequence genomic DNA includes:
- the ADAR gene encoding double-stranded RNA-specific adenosine deaminase isoform X6: protein MAEIKEKICDHLFNMSSSSALNLAKNIGLTKARDVNAVLIDLERQGDVYRQGTTPPIWYLTDKKRERIQIKRNKDSVPETTQAAAVLETGKTTEGPTCNSPASDVSNSTVTPGKVENGQEPVVKLKLKQEATAEPVKLKPPVHDNGPSKTGYVDFENGQWATDDIPDDLNSIHAAPGEFRAIMEMPSFYSHGLPRCSPYKKLTECQLKNPISGLLEYAQFASQTCEFNMIEQSGPPHEPRFKFQVVINGREFPPAEAGSKKVAKQDAAMKAMTILLEEAKAKDSGRSEESYHYSSEKESEKTAESQTITPSATSFLSGKNPVTTLLECVHKLGSSCEFRLLSREGPAHDPKFQYCVAMGTHTFPTASAPSKKAAKQMAAEEAMKALQGEATSSTSSEDQPGSTNTEAFDNLESVMPNKVRRISELVRYLNTNPVGGLLEYARSHGFAAEFKLVDQSGPPHEPKFVYQAKVGGRWFPAVCAHSKKQGKQEAADAALRVLIGEDEKAERMGFTEVTPVTGASLRRTMLLLSRSPEAKRKTLPLTGSTFHDQIAMLSHRCFNALTNSFQPSLLGRKILAAIIMKKDSDDLGVVVSLGTGNRCVKGDSLSLKGETVNDCHAEIISRRGFIRFLYSELMKYNSQTAKDSIFEPAKGGEKLQIKKSVSFHLYISTAPCGDGALFDKSCSDRAVESTDSRHYPVFENPKQGKLRTKVENGEGTIPVESSDIVPTWDGIRLGERLRTMSCSDKILRWNVLGLQGALLTHFLQPVYLKSVTLGYLFSQGHLTRAICCRVTRDGSAFEDGLRHPFIVNHPKVGRVSVYDSKRQSGKTKETSVNWCLADGYDLEILDGTRGTVDGPRNELSRVSKKNIFLLFKKLCSFRYRRDLLRLSYGEAKKAARDYEIAKNYFKKSLKDMGYGNWISKPQEEKNFYLCPV from the exons ATGGCTGAGATCAAGGAGAAGATCTGTGACCACCTGTTCAACATGTCCAGCTCCTCTGCCCTGAACTTGGCTAAAAACATTGGCCTCACTAAGGCCCGGGATGTGAATGCTGTGCTGATTGACTTGGAAAGGCAGGGAGATGTCTACAGGCAGGGGACCACCCCTCCCATATGGTATTTGACTGACAAGAAGCGAGAGAGGATACAGATCAAGAGAAACAAGGACAGTGTTCCCGAAACCACTCAAGCTGCTGCTGTCCTGGAGACCGGAAAAACCACAGAGGGCCCCACCTGCAACTCACCTGCATCAGACGTCTCCAACAGCACGGTCACCCCAGGAAAGGTGGAAAATGGGCAGGAACCCGTCGTCAAGTTAAAACTCAAGCAAGAGGCAACAGCAGAACCAGTAAAACTGAAACCACCTGTTCATGACAACGGCCCCTCCAAAACAGGGTATGTTGACTTTGAAAACGGCCAGTGGGCCACAGATGACATCCCCGATGACTTGAATAGTATCCACGCCGCACCAGGTGAGTTCCGCGCCATCATGGAGATGCCCTCCTTCTACAGTCATGGCTTGCCACGGTGTTCACCCTACAAGAAACTGACAGAGTGCCAGCTGAAGAACCCCATCAGCGGCCTGTTAGAGTATGCCCAGTTCGCTAGTCAGACCTGTGAGTTCAACATGATAGAGCAGAGCGGACCACCCCATGAACCTCG ATTTAAATTCCAAGTTGTCATCAATGGCCGAGAGTTTCCCCCAGCTGAAGCTGGCAGCAAGAAAGTGGCCAAGCAGGATGCAGCCATGAAAGCCATGACAATTCTGCTTGAGGAAGCTAAAGCCAAGGACAGTGGAAGATCAGAAGAATCATACCACTATTCCTCAGAGAAGGAATCAGAGAAG ACTGCAGAGTCCCAGACTATCACCCCTTCAGCAACATCCTTCCTTTCTGGGAAGAACCCCGTCACTACATTGCTTGAGTGTGTGCACAAGTTGGGGAGCTCCTGTGAATTCCGTCTCCTATCCAGAGAAGGCCCTGCCCATGACCCCAA GTTCCAGTACTGTGTTGCGATGGGAACCCATACTTTCCCCACTGCCAGCGCCCCAAGCAAGAAGGCAGCAAAGCAGATGGCTGCAGAGGAAGCCATGAAGGCCCTGCAAGGGGAGGCGACCAGCTCGACGTCTTCTGAAGACCAG CCCGGAAGTACGAACACGGAAGCATTCGATAACTTGGAATCAGTGATGCCCAACAAGGTCAGGAGGATCAGTGAGCTCGTGCGATACCTGAACACCAACCCAGTGGGCGGCCTGTTGGAGTACGCCCGCTCCCACGGCTTTGCTGCTGAGTTCAAGCTGGTTGACCAGTCCGGACCTCCTCACGAGCCCAA GTTCGTTTACCAAGCGAAAGTTGGGGGTCGCTGGTTCCCAGCCGTCTGCGCGCACAGCAAGAAGCAAGGCAAGCAGGAAGCTGCAGATGCGGCCCTCCGCGTTTTGATTGGGGAGGACGAGAAGGCAGAGCGCATGGGTTTCACAGAGGTAACCCCAGTGACAGGGGCCAGTCTCAGAAGAACTATGCTCCTCCTCTCAAGGTCCCCAGAAGCAAAGCGAAAGACA CTCCCTCTCACGGGCAGCACCTTCCACGACCAGATAGCCATGCTGAGCCACCGGTGCTTCAACGCCCTTACCAACAGTTTCCAGCCCTCCTTACTCGGCCGCAAGATCCTGGCTGCCATCATCATGAAGAAAGACTCTGACGACCTAGGTGTTGTGGTCAGCCTGGGGACAG GGAATCGCTGTGTGAAAGGAGATTCTCTGAGCCTAAAGGGAGAAACTGTCAATGACTGTCATGCAGAGATCATCTCCCGGAGAGGCTTCATCAG GTTTCTCTACAGTGAGTTAATGAAATACAACTCCCAGACGGCGAAGGATAGTATATTTGAACCTGCTAAAGGAGGAGAAAAGCTTCAGATAAAAAAGAGCGTGTCATTCCATCTCTATATCAG CACGGCCCCGTGTGGGGATGGTGCCCTCTTTGACAAGTCCTGCAGCGACCGAGCTGTGGAGAGCACAGACTCCCGCCACTACCCTGTCTTCGAGAATCCCAAACAAGGCAAGCTCCGCACCAAGGTAGAGAACG GGGAAGGCACGATCCCAGTGGAGTCCAGTGACATTGTGCCCACATGGGACGGCATTCGGCTGGGGGAGAGACTCCGCACCATGTCCTGCAGCGACAAAATCCTGCGCTGGAACGTGTTGGGCCTGCAGGGGGCACTGTTGACCCACTTCCTGCAGCCTGTGTATCTCAAATCCGTCACTCTGG GTTACCTGTTCAGCCAGGGGCACCTGACCCGTGCCATTTGCTGTCGTGTGACAAGAGATGGAAGTGCGTTTGAGGATGGACTCCGACATCCCTTTATTGTCAACCACCCCAAG GTTGGCCGAGTCAGTGTATACGATTCCAAAAGGCAGTCTGGGAAGACCAAGGAGACAAGTGTCAACTGGTGTTTGGCTGATGGCTACGACCTCGAAATCCTGGATGGGACCAGAGGCACCGTGGATGG GCCACGGAACGAATTGTCCCGGGTGTCCAAAAAGAACATTTTCCTTCTATTTAAGAAGCTCTGCTCCTTCCGATACCGCAGAGATCTACTTAGACTCTCCTATGGTGAGGCCAAGAAAGCTGCCCGTGACTACGAGATAGCCAAGAACTACTTCAAAAAATCTCTGAAGGACATGGGCTACGGGAACTGGATAAGCAAGCCCCAGGAGGAGAAGAATTTTTACCTCTGCCCGGTGTAG